Proteins encoded together in one Chitinophaga varians window:
- a CDS encoding PepSY-like domain-containing protein gives MKKLTLIFCAVLITSGTTFAQQKKSVKKAKTVAKKVEAPAAVKSSFDQTFAGTTDAKWTKTSAGHWSVSFHKDNIQTLAEYDADGKWIATRSAYDAQTLPESVAGTLKSKYPAATIKDGWKIERADVAAYYKVNIQDNGADKAVLLNEAGTVTE, from the coding sequence ATGAAAAAGTTGACGTTAATTTTTTGTGCAGTATTGATCACTTCCGGCACAACTTTTGCACAGCAAAAAAAATCAGTTAAGAAAGCAAAAACAGTTGCTAAAAAGGTGGAAGCACCCGCAGCGGTTAAAAGTTCTTTTGATCAGACCTTTGCCGGAACTACAGACGCCAAGTGGACTAAGACAAGTGCTGGCCACTGGAGCGTAAGTTTCCACAAAGACAACATACAGACTCTTGCAGAGTATGACGCCGACGGCAAATGGATTGCCACCAGAAGCGCATACGATGCACAGACCCTGCCGGAATCAGTGGCTGGTACACTGAAATCAAAATATCCGGCAGCCACCATAAAAGATGGCTGGAAAATTGAGAGAGCAGATGTAGCTGCTTACTACAAAGTAAACATTCAGGACAATGGTGCAGATAAAGCAGTGTTGTTGAACGAAGCAGGCACCGTCACTGAATAA
- a CDS encoding GH92 family glycosyl hydrolase, with product MQKQLFFLSLVALFFLAGCETPPEEYMDPAIGNVSTLLQPTRPVMQLPNEMVRVYPLRRDYTDDQITGFPLQVASHHEGALFIMKPSSRPLSPAEWQRRCTYDPVLEVIRPWYYSTVLIEDSIRVEFAPGSKTGVYRFTFPQDADRKLLFATPLNFSGNTFTARTIFHADVPVYVYGRFNTAITAGFVSDSLYFVRFPERNEHAVVMQYAVSYVSAEQAKQNFQREMAGRDMAAVIAEGRRRWHEVASQIQVEGGTQAQRRSFYTALYRCHERMVNITEDTLYYSGYNKKVNVARRPFYVDDATWDTYQALHPLRMVLHPEQEEDMLDAYVTMYEQSGWMPAFPRLYGDHPCMNGFHSTIIFLDALRKGLKIPRLAVAYEGMKKNAMEATMLPWRNGHSGPLDSFYQAKGYYPALRPGDTEAVAAVHPFEKRQAVAVTLGHSYDDWALSQLSGELHLHDDSLLFAARAENFRRLWHDSAGFFLPKDSAGRWIGIDPAWDGGPGGRDYYDENNGWTYLWAVQHNIPALVRLMGGEKAFEKRLDELFHTVPAMPRYMFWHRFPDATGLVGQFSMGNEPGFHIPYLYNYVGAAWKTQRRVRMLLDLWFKDNVFGIPGDEDGGGMSAFVVFSSLGFYPVTAGVPVYAIGSPVFSKASIRLPGGKRFTIVARHCSVKNQYIQKAWLNGEGLYAPFFTHQQLMDGGTLLLEMGPLPEKRWGASIHAPRCSDGK from the coding sequence ATGCAAAAGCAATTGTTTTTTTTGTCGCTGGTAGCCTTGTTTTTCCTTGCCGGCTGTGAAACGCCGCCGGAAGAATATATGGACCCTGCTATCGGCAATGTATCCACGTTATTACAACCCACCCGGCCGGTTATGCAATTGCCCAACGAGATGGTCCGCGTATATCCGTTGAGGAGAGATTATACCGATGATCAGATTACCGGTTTTCCTTTACAGGTAGCGTCGCATCATGAGGGGGCGCTATTTATCATGAAGCCGTCTTCCCGCCCGTTATCTCCCGCCGAATGGCAACGCCGCTGTACCTATGATCCTGTGTTGGAGGTGATACGTCCCTGGTATTACAGCACTGTGCTTATAGAAGACAGTATCCGTGTGGAGTTTGCACCTGGTAGTAAAACCGGTGTTTACCGGTTTACATTTCCCCAGGATGCTGATCGAAAATTATTGTTTGCTACTCCCCTGAATTTTTCGGGGAATACTTTTACTGCCAGGACAATTTTTCATGCAGATGTTCCGGTGTACGTATATGGCAGATTTAATACAGCCATAACGGCAGGCTTCGTTTCGGATAGCTTGTATTTCGTGCGGTTTCCGGAAAGAAACGAACATGCGGTTGTAATGCAATACGCTGTTTCCTATGTCAGTGCAGAACAGGCCAAACAAAATTTTCAGCGGGAAATGGCTGGCCGTGATATGGCCGCTGTGATAGCGGAAGGCCGGCGCCGCTGGCATGAAGTGGCCAGCCAAATTCAGGTGGAAGGTGGAACACAGGCGCAGCGCAGGTCATTTTACACCGCGCTGTATCGTTGTCATGAACGGATGGTGAATATCACGGAAGATACGCTTTACTATAGCGGTTACAATAAAAAAGTCAATGTGGCCCGGCGTCCTTTTTATGTAGATGACGCCACCTGGGATACTTATCAGGCGCTGCATCCTTTGCGGATGGTGCTGCATCCGGAGCAGGAAGAAGATATGCTGGACGCTTATGTGACCATGTATGAACAAAGTGGCTGGATGCCTGCATTTCCGCGGTTGTATGGAGATCATCCTTGTATGAATGGTTTTCACAGCACCATTATTTTTCTGGATGCCTTACGCAAAGGATTAAAAATACCACGGTTGGCAGTCGCCTATGAAGGCATGAAAAAAAATGCGATGGAAGCAACGATGCTACCCTGGCGTAATGGCCACAGTGGACCACTCGACAGCTTTTACCAGGCAAAGGGTTATTATCCGGCCCTGCGTCCCGGCGATACAGAAGCAGTGGCAGCAGTACATCCGTTTGAAAAACGCCAGGCAGTGGCCGTCACTTTAGGGCACAGTTATGATGACTGGGCATTATCACAACTTTCAGGGGAACTGCATCTTCATGACGATAGTCTTTTGTTTGCCGCACGCGCCGAAAATTTCCGGCGGTTGTGGCATGACAGCGCCGGCTTTTTTCTTCCGAAAGACAGTGCCGGGCGCTGGATTGGCATCGATCCAGCGTGGGATGGCGGCCCCGGTGGCCGTGACTACTATGATGAGAATAATGGCTGGACTTATCTCTGGGCAGTGCAGCATAACATCCCGGCATTGGTCCGGCTGATGGGAGGAGAAAAGGCTTTTGAAAAAAGGCTGGACGAGCTGTTCCATACAGTACCGGCGATGCCGCGGTATATGTTCTGGCATCGCTTTCCGGACGCTACCGGGTTAGTAGGGCAATTTTCCATGGGTAATGAACCGGGATTTCACATTCCTTACCTGTACAATTACGTAGGGGCGGCATGGAAAACGCAGCGGCGGGTGCGTATGCTGCTGGACCTATGGTTTAAGGACAATGTTTTTGGCATTCCCGGAGATGAAGATGGTGGTGGGATGAGCGCGTTTGTGGTGTTTTCGTCTTTAGGCTTTTATCCGGTCACGGCCGGAGTGCCTGTTTATGCCATTGGAAGTCCGGTGTTCAGCAAGGCCAGTATCCGGTTACCGGGCGGTAAGCGGTTCACGATTGTAGCGCGTCATTGTTCAGTGAAGAATCAATACATTCAGAAAGCCTGGTTAAACGGGGAAGGGTTGTATGCGCCTTTTTTCACGCATCAGCAGCTGATGGACGGCGGTACGTTGTTACTGGAGATGGGGCCGTTGCCGGAGAAGCGCTGGGGCGCAAGTATCCATGCGCCTCGTTGCAGTGATGGAAAATGA
- a CDS encoding endonuclease/exonuclease/phosphatase family protein, protein MKKVVCLLFAGLLWLSNTVTGQRINVATYNMRNDNNKEDSLHGNGWGQRFPVIASMIRFHDFDIFGTQECLYHQLVNIKDSLPEFDFIGIGRDDGKQGGEHSAIFYKTGRFQLLRHGDFWLSTITDKPNKGWDAVLPRICSWGEFKDRSTGFVFYFFNLHMDHVGVVARAESAKLVLAKVKEIAGDKPALLTGDFNVDQHSESYGVIQNSGVMKDAYEITAIRYALNGTFNSFKSDSKTDSRIDHIFLTKQFKVSRYGILTDTYRSKRPEEQAADAANFPKEVKLSKYIAREPSDHFPVMAVLEYGK, encoded by the coding sequence ATGAAAAAAGTTGTTTGCCTGCTCTTTGCAGGGTTGTTGTGGTTGTCAAATACGGTAACGGGCCAACGAATTAATGTGGCCACTTATAATATGCGCAACGATAACAACAAAGAAGATTCTCTGCATGGAAATGGCTGGGGACAAAGATTTCCGGTTATAGCTTCCATGATAAGGTTTCACGATTTTGATATTTTCGGAACACAGGAATGCCTGTACCATCAGTTGGTAAATATCAAAGACAGCCTGCCGGAATTTGATTTTATCGGCATCGGCCGTGATGACGGAAAACAGGGCGGCGAACATTCCGCAATCTTCTACAAAACCGGTCGCTTTCAGTTGCTGCGACATGGCGATTTCTGGTTGTCAACCATTACCGACAAGCCTAATAAGGGGTGGGACGCTGTATTGCCCAGAATATGCTCCTGGGGCGAGTTTAAAGATAGGTCCACAGGTTTTGTGTTTTATTTCTTTAACCTCCACATGGACCATGTTGGCGTGGTGGCCCGTGCGGAAAGTGCCAAACTGGTGCTGGCAAAGGTGAAGGAGATTGCAGGCGACAAACCGGCGTTGCTGACGGGAGACTTCAATGTGGACCAGCATAGCGAGTCCTATGGCGTTATCCAAAACTCCGGTGTAATGAAAGATGCCTATGAGATAACGGCGATACGTTATGCATTGAACGGAACATTCAATTCATTTAAGTCAGATAGCAAAACTGACAGTCGTATTGATCACATCTTTCTGACAAAACAGTTTAAGGTAAGCCGTTATGGCATACTGACAGACACCTATCGCAGCAAACGTCCTGAAGAGCAGGCTGCGGACGCCGCTAATTTTCCAAAAGAAGTGAAGCTTTCGAAATACATAGCCAGAGAGCCTTCCGATCATTTTCCGGTAATGGCCGTGCTGGAATACGGCAAATAA
- a CDS encoding RagB/SusD family nutrient uptake outer membrane protein has translation MQQYKNALSKRLTWLGIVLTAWVLTGSCSKNLDQAPVDTATKDAIFGSEDGMKLYSNSFYDVLPGINDIYKTDNMADYSAVNAVPDFLRQGAYTSRTATGWDWKNLRNINYFIANCNNPKVPQAVKNNYVGLARFFRAWFYFDKVKRFGDVPWIGKPFEVNDNNLYAGRDPRTLIMDSVVADLDFAAANITLANDPTCSQITKNVVLGFKSRVCLFEGTFRRYQTSYNLMATAPDWLKAAAAAAKTVMDSKAFSLNQGGGVAQSYRQLFISNAPVAAEIMLANIASASLGVFNDANWWYTSSTYGARLSFTRKFINTYLNIDGTPFTNTDRYDTLPFFKETQNRDKRLQQTIRMSGYTRTSNGATIAAPPVFSYVYTGYMPIKWSLDDTFYDNGGNNTNAITLMRYAEILLNYAEAQAELGLLSDDDWSKTVGALRARAGVTSGTAAKPVIVDAYMKNNYFPEITDPALMEIRRERGIELVLEGFRFYDLVRWKKGELLAQSWNGMYVPALDVPMDLNGDGVNDVCFYKTLPANQQKGVTYINVSPVANNVTNPQQLANGNSGEIHWLDNVPKEWKDYKYLYPVPYTDLQLNPKLGQNPGWVE, from the coding sequence ATGCAACAATATAAAAACGCACTTTCCAAAAGGCTTACATGGCTGGGGATAGTGCTGACGGCCTGGGTGCTTACCGGAAGTTGCTCCAAAAACCTGGACCAGGCGCCGGTAGATACTGCCACTAAAGACGCCATCTTCGGCAGTGAAGATGGGATGAAGCTTTATTCCAACTCCTTCTACGATGTGTTGCCAGGCATCAACGATATCTATAAGACGGATAATATGGCAGACTACAGCGCTGTCAATGCCGTCCCTGATTTCCTGCGCCAGGGAGCTTATACCTCCAGAACGGCCACTGGCTGGGATTGGAAGAACCTGCGCAACATCAACTATTTCATCGCCAACTGCAACAACCCGAAGGTGCCACAGGCTGTGAAAAACAATTACGTCGGACTGGCCCGCTTCTTTCGTGCGTGGTTTTATTTCGACAAGGTAAAACGTTTCGGTGATGTGCCCTGGATTGGAAAGCCGTTTGAAGTGAACGATAACAACCTGTATGCCGGCCGTGACCCGCGGACCCTCATTATGGACTCTGTCGTGGCTGATCTGGACTTCGCTGCCGCCAACATCACACTGGCCAATGATCCTACCTGCAGCCAGATCACCAAAAATGTGGTGCTCGGGTTTAAGTCAAGAGTATGTCTGTTTGAAGGTACTTTCCGCAGGTATCAAACTTCCTACAACCTGATGGCGACGGCGCCTGACTGGCTGAAAGCTGCTGCTGCCGCTGCAAAAACCGTTATGGACAGCAAGGCGTTTTCCCTGAACCAGGGTGGCGGCGTTGCCCAGTCCTATCGTCAGCTGTTTATCAGCAATGCGCCGGTGGCGGCCGAAATCATGCTGGCCAATATCGCCAGCGCCAGCCTCGGCGTATTCAACGATGCCAACTGGTGGTATACCAGCTCTACCTATGGCGCCCGCCTGAGCTTTACACGGAAATTCATCAATACATATCTGAATATCGATGGTACGCCGTTTACCAATACTGACCGGTACGATACCCTGCCTTTCTTCAAAGAAACACAGAACCGCGATAAACGTTTGCAGCAAACTATTCGTATGAGCGGCTATACCAGGACCAGCAACGGGGCTACCATCGCTGCACCTCCGGTATTTTCGTACGTGTATACAGGTTATATGCCTATCAAGTGGAGCCTGGATGATACCTTTTATGACAACGGCGGCAATAATACGAACGCTATCACCCTGATGCGTTATGCTGAAATACTGCTCAACTATGCAGAGGCACAAGCTGAACTGGGGCTGCTCTCAGATGATGACTGGAGCAAAACGGTAGGTGCGTTGCGCGCCCGCGCCGGCGTCACCAGCGGTACTGCTGCAAAACCGGTTATCGTGGACGCCTATATGAAAAACAACTACTTCCCTGAAATCACCGATCCGGCCCTGATGGAGATCAGAAGGGAAAGAGGTATCGAGCTGGTGCTGGAAGGCTTCCGCTTCTATGATCTGGTAAGGTGGAAAAAAGGCGAGTTGCTGGCCCAGTCCTGGAACGGTATGTATGTGCCTGCCCTTGATGTGCCGATGGACCTCAACGGCGATGGCGTAAATGATGTGTGTTTCTACAAAACATTACCGGCTAACCAGCAGAAAGGCGTCACCTATATCAACGTGTCTCCCGTCGCCAATAATGTGACAAACCCGCAGCAGCTTGCCAATGGCAACTCCGGTGAAATTCACTGGCTGGACAATGTGCCGAAGGAGTGGAAAGATTATAAGTACCTTTATCCGGTGCCCTACACAGACCTTCAGCTGAATCCCAAACTGGGACAAAATCCTGGCTGGGTGGAATAA
- a CDS encoding SusC/RagA family TonB-linked outer membrane protein produces the protein MKRWLYMLLLLSYAYGSSAQTLPLKGRVLDESGQPLPGVTVKVLGTSSGTSTNPQGDFSLNAPAGSRLIFSFVGYRPDTVAAGNQTFIQVALKTNVSSLSDVVVVGYGTQKKVNLTGAVTQVSAKALENRPLPNLSQGLQGVVPNLNLVPGDGKPTQAPAYNVRGITSIGQGGNALVLIDGVEGDPSMLNPADVTSVTVLKDAASAAIYGARGAFGVVLFTTKTPAKDKLSVTYSTNYSLKKPTTVPNVVTDGYEYAKNFNEAWTAWNDYSQVPQNINKTQPFSQAYLAALKERAENPALPKTIVNAAGNYEYYGNTDWYGLLYKNHTSAAEHNLSVSGSSGKASYYITGRYYGQDGLFRFNSDDYKMYNLRAKGNIQLFPFLNIYNSTEFSSRDYHNPLNVGEGGGIWRNLADEGHPSSMLFNPDGTLTYTAAYTVGDFFYGKNGVDLNKQVFRNTTGFSADIYKDKLRLKGDFTVQNTADNQKRLRVPVPYSNAPGAIAYVGLGYNDLMMSNYNTLYLASNIYTEYETRFGTDHYFKAMAGFNYEQSTYKGFSTTRNGLVYSDAKDLNLALGTNIATAGGYERWAIMGEFFRLNYSYKDRYLLEVNGRYDGSSKFPSSQRYAFFPSVSGGWRLSKEAFWHIPETAVSDLKIRGSYGSLGNGNIKSYAFQEKLEIKQSGRVINGVRPQQTSQPVVLPDGLTWETSTTRNLGLDLAALNSRLTFTGDVYTRITKNMFTVGQTLPAVFGTDVPKGNYADLKTNGWEIALGWRDQFNVASKPLHYSVNATLADYSATITKYNNTNNKLTDWYAGKKVGEIWGYVNDGYWTKDNVAAAAKAQALFKASNSGQWLPGDIRFKDLNGDGIINNGANTLSDHGDMTIIGDSLPHYTYGINLSADWNNIFFSVFFQGVGKQDWWPGAESDVFWGQYNRPYNYMPKSQIGNIWSEDNQDAYFPRYRGYVAQNGAGELKAQQSKYLQNVAYIRLKNIQIGYNLPKALISRAKLNAARVFLSAENLWSWSPMYRITRDLDVESIGRSDTVTDSGNSGNGNNYPILKSFTLGISVTL, from the coding sequence ATGAAAAGATGGTTATACATGCTATTGCTGTTGTCTTATGCTTACGGCAGTTCGGCACAAACCCTTCCGCTGAAGGGAAGGGTGCTGGATGAAAGTGGGCAGCCATTGCCGGGTGTAACGGTAAAAGTGCTGGGCACCTCGTCCGGTACCAGTACCAACCCGCAAGGCGATTTTTCATTAAATGCCCCGGCCGGCTCCCGGCTGATTTTCAGTTTCGTCGGTTATCGCCCGGATACTGTGGCGGCAGGCAATCAAACCTTTATTCAGGTTGCGCTGAAAACCAATGTGTCCTCCCTGAGTGACGTGGTGGTAGTGGGTTATGGCACCCAGAAAAAAGTAAACCTGACAGGTGCTGTTACCCAGGTATCCGCCAAAGCATTGGAAAACCGTCCGTTGCCTAACCTGAGCCAGGGACTGCAGGGCGTAGTGCCCAACCTGAACCTCGTGCCGGGCGATGGTAAGCCCACACAGGCCCCGGCCTATAATGTCCGTGGTATCACTTCCATCGGACAGGGGGGAAACGCACTGGTACTGATCGATGGCGTGGAAGGCGACCCGAGCATGCTCAATCCTGCTGACGTGACCAGCGTTACTGTCCTTAAAGACGCGGCTTCTGCCGCTATCTATGGTGCGCGTGGCGCCTTCGGTGTGGTACTGTTCACCACCAAAACACCGGCAAAAGACAAATTAAGCGTTACCTACTCCACCAACTACTCCCTGAAAAAACCTACTACAGTACCTAATGTAGTGACGGACGGTTATGAATACGCTAAAAACTTCAATGAAGCCTGGACTGCCTGGAATGATTATTCCCAGGTGCCCCAGAATATCAATAAAACACAACCTTTCTCACAGGCCTATCTGGCCGCGCTGAAAGAACGTGCTGAAAATCCCGCTCTGCCCAAGACTATCGTCAATGCTGCGGGCAACTATGAATATTATGGTAATACCGACTGGTATGGCTTATTGTATAAAAACCACACCAGCGCTGCAGAACATAACCTCTCCGTTTCGGGTAGCAGCGGTAAAGCCAGTTATTATATTACCGGCAGGTATTATGGTCAGGACGGACTGTTCCGTTTTAATTCTGATGATTACAAGATGTACAACCTGCGTGCAAAAGGAAATATTCAGCTGTTCCCTTTCCTGAACATCTACAACAGCACCGAGTTTTCCAGCAGAGACTACCACAATCCGCTCAACGTGGGCGAAGGCGGCGGCATCTGGCGTAACCTGGCAGATGAAGGCCATCCGTCTTCCATGCTCTTCAATCCTGATGGCACCCTCACCTACACAGCTGCCTATACGGTAGGCGATTTCTTCTACGGTAAAAATGGTGTAGACCTCAACAAGCAGGTGTTCAGAAATACGACCGGATTTTCAGCAGACATCTATAAAGACAAGCTGCGACTGAAAGGCGACTTCACCGTGCAGAACACTGCCGATAACCAGAAGCGTTTACGCGTTCCCGTTCCCTATAGCAATGCGCCGGGAGCTATCGCTTATGTAGGTCTTGGTTATAATGATCTCATGATGAGCAATTATAACACGCTTTATCTGGCCTCTAATATTTATACAGAATATGAAACCCGCTTTGGCACCGACCATTATTTCAAGGCAATGGCAGGTTTCAACTACGAGCAGTCCACCTATAAAGGTTTTTCCACTACCCGCAACGGCCTCGTGTACAGCGATGCTAAAGACCTGAATCTGGCACTGGGCACCAATATAGCCACCGCCGGCGGTTATGAGCGCTGGGCTATTATGGGTGAATTTTTCCGGTTGAACTATTCCTATAAAGACCGTTACCTGCTGGAAGTGAATGGCCGCTACGACGGCTCGTCGAAATTTCCTTCCAGCCAGCGGTATGCTTTCTTCCCTTCTGTTTCCGGCGGCTGGCGCCTTTCCAAAGAAGCCTTTTGGCATATTCCGGAAACAGCGGTTTCTGATCTGAAAATCAGGGGGTCTTATGGTTCTCTCGGTAATGGTAATATCAAATCATATGCTTTCCAGGAGAAGCTGGAGATCAAACAATCCGGCAGAGTAATCAATGGCGTGCGCCCGCAACAGACGTCACAGCCGGTGGTATTGCCTGACGGCCTCACCTGGGAAACATCCACAACGCGCAACCTCGGCCTGGACCTCGCCGCACTGAACAGCCGCCTCACTTTTACCGGTGACGTATATACGCGGATTACTAAAAATATGTTTACCGTTGGCCAGACATTGCCTGCCGTTTTTGGTACGGATGTGCCTAAAGGCAACTATGCCGATCTCAAAACCAACGGATGGGAAATAGCCCTCGGCTGGCGCGATCAGTTCAACGTGGCCTCCAAACCGCTGCACTACAGCGTTAACGCCACACTGGCCGACTACAGCGCTACCATCACCAAATACAATAATACCAACAATAAACTGACCGACTGGTATGCCGGTAAGAAAGTGGGTGAAATATGGGGTTATGTAAATGATGGCTATTGGACCAAAGACAATGTGGCCGCAGCTGCGAAGGCACAAGCGCTTTTTAAAGCTTCCAACTCCGGCCAGTGGCTGCCTGGTGATATCAGATTCAAAGACCTCAACGGCGACGGTATCATTAACAACGGCGCTAATACCTTAAGCGATCATGGTGATATGACCATCATCGGCGACTCGCTGCCACACTATACCTATGGCATCAACCTCAGCGCCGACTGGAACAATATCTTCTTCAGCGTTTTCTTTCAGGGTGTTGGAAAACAAGACTGGTGGCCAGGTGCAGAGTCAGATGTTTTCTGGGGACAGTACAACAGGCCTTACAACTATATGCCTAAATCCCAGATCGGCAACATCTGGTCTGAAGATAATCAAGATGCTTACTTCCCGCGCTACCGTGGTTATGTGGCCCAGAATGGCGCCGGAGAGCTGAAAGCACAACAATCAAAGTACCTGCAGAATGTGGCTTATATCCGTCTGAAAAATATACAGATCGGCTACAATCTGCCTAAGGCGCTGATTTCAAGGGCGAAGCTCAATGCCGCAAGAGTATTCCTCTCTGCTGAAAACCTCTGGTCCTGGTCGCCGATGTACCGCATCACCCGTGACCTCGATGTGGAAAGCATTGGCCGCTCCGACACTGTCACCGATTCCGGCAACTCCGGTAACGGGAACAACTATCCCATCCTCAAAAGTTTCACGCTGGGAATTAGTGTCACGCTTTGA